Proteins encoded by one window of Kribbella flavida DSM 17836:
- a CDS encoding MFS transporter, which yields MGFLSAPAAVDKREYWGFSLYDWANSGYVTTTGTVLFAPYLTSVAETAACGRVGTTDDPCRTNLEILGLGIAPGSLAFYVVTVATLVSALFLPVVGAIADRSPRKKVLMCGFAWTGALAASCMVFVTDGRWALGALLLFIGNLCLGSSMVVYDSILVDIAPPDDRDDVSSRAWAFGYLGGFILLAINLAVVTAHDALGLSQGDAVRLSLLSAGLWWGFFTFVPFVKLRNRPPAGVVPVGGGSMVRQSFGQLGATLRHLRSYPMTLLFLVAYLFFNDGIQTVISVSSTYGEKQLGFETQVLIATILLVQFVAFFGAIGFGRFARRYGSHRTIMGGLVVWMAIVVAGFGLPERQIVPFLAMGVAIGIVLGGTQALSRSAYSQLIPKGREAEYFSLYQAGERGTSWLGTLVFGLVHQLTGSYRPAIVALGLFFVVGLVLLSRVDMRRGIAEAGNTQPTIV from the coding sequence ATGGGATTCCTGTCCGCCCCGGCGGCCGTCGACAAGCGCGAGTACTGGGGCTTCAGTCTCTACGACTGGGCGAACTCCGGCTACGTCACCACCACCGGCACGGTGCTGTTCGCGCCGTACCTGACCTCGGTGGCCGAGACCGCCGCCTGCGGCCGGGTCGGGACGACGGACGACCCGTGCCGGACCAACCTGGAGATCCTCGGCCTCGGCATCGCGCCCGGCTCGCTCGCCTTCTACGTCGTGACCGTGGCGACGCTGGTGTCGGCGCTGTTCCTGCCGGTGGTCGGCGCGATCGCGGACCGGTCGCCCCGCAAGAAGGTGCTGATGTGCGGGTTCGCGTGGACCGGCGCGCTCGCGGCCAGCTGCATGGTGTTCGTCACCGACGGGCGGTGGGCGCTCGGCGCGCTGCTGCTGTTCATCGGCAACCTGTGTCTGGGCTCGTCGATGGTGGTGTACGACTCGATCCTGGTCGACATCGCACCGCCCGACGACCGCGACGACGTGTCGTCGCGGGCCTGGGCGTTCGGCTATCTCGGCGGGTTCATCCTGCTCGCGATCAACCTGGCCGTGGTCACCGCGCACGACGCGCTCGGCCTGAGCCAGGGCGACGCCGTCCGGCTCAGCCTGCTCAGCGCGGGCCTGTGGTGGGGGTTCTTCACCTTCGTCCCGTTCGTGAAGCTGCGGAACCGGCCGCCGGCCGGGGTCGTCCCGGTCGGCGGCGGCTCGATGGTCCGGCAGAGCTTCGGCCAGCTCGGCGCGACCTTGCGGCACCTGCGCTCGTACCCGATGACGCTGCTGTTCCTGGTCGCGTACCTGTTCTTCAACGACGGCATCCAGACCGTCATCTCGGTCTCGTCGACGTACGGCGAGAAGCAGCTCGGCTTCGAGACCCAGGTGCTGATCGCGACGATCCTGCTGGTCCAGTTCGTCGCGTTCTTCGGCGCGATCGGCTTCGGCCGGTTCGCCCGCCGGTACGGGTCGCACCGCACGATCATGGGCGGCCTGGTGGTCTGGATGGCGATCGTGGTCGCCGGCTTCGGTCTGCCCGAGCGGCAGATCGTGCCGTTCCTGGCGATGGGCGTCGCGATCGGCATCGTGCTCGGCGGTACCCAGGCGCTGTCCCGGTCGGCGTACAGCCAGCTGATCCCGAAGGGCCGCGAGGCGGAGTACTTCAGCCTGTACCAGGCCGGCGAGCGGGGCACCTCCTGGCTCGGCACGCTGGTCTTCGGGCTGGTCCACCAGCTGACCGGCTCCTACCGGCCGGCGATCGTCGCACTCGGGCTGTTCTTCGTCGTCGGCCTGGTCCTGCTGTCCCGCGTCGACATGCGCCGCGGCATCGCCGAGGCCGGCAACACTCAACCCACCATCGTGTGA
- a CDS encoding RNA polymerase-binding protein RbpA, with the protein MSNRVLRGSGLGGVSFEDDRGVEFAPRQMISYDCPRGHVVEVTMAHDAEVPAVWECPHCGSEAARSTGEKPEPKQEKPARTHWDMLRERRSISELEELLAERVQLLRNGEIGPAHLHRARNTSGKRTA; encoded by the coding sequence ATGTCTAATCGCGTTCTGCGTGGTTCGGGGCTGGGTGGGGTCAGCTTCGAGGACGACCGTGGCGTCGAGTTCGCGCCGCGCCAGATGATCAGCTACGACTGCCCGCGGGGGCACGTGGTCGAGGTCACGATGGCGCACGACGCCGAGGTGCCCGCTGTCTGGGAGTGCCCACACTGCGGCAGCGAAGCCGCTCGGTCGACCGGAGAGAAGCCGGAGCCGAAGCAGGAGAAGCCCGCCCGGACGCACTGGGACATGCTGCGTGAGCGCCGGAGCATCTCCGAACTGGAGGAACTGCTCGCCGAGCGCGTCCAGCTCCTCCGCAACGGCGAGATCGGCCCGGCGCACCTGCACCGGGCCCGCAACACCTCGGGCAAGCGCACCGCCTGA
- a CDS encoding FxsA family protein, which translates to MSKVSGSPARKTRGLPWFVAVALLVVPIVEIYVLIQVGQVIGGWPTVALLLVESALGAWLIKREGRRAWNALRGATETGRMPGKELADAALLLVGGTLLLTPGFVTDVVGFFFVLPFTRPLARRALSAFLGRRIVAQLGGNPITGFMPGTYRPPTPDQAEAQRRRNDDVVQGEVIDPDTPPRPTP; encoded by the coding sequence GTGAGCAAGGTGTCCGGTAGTCCCGCGCGGAAGACCCGCGGTCTGCCCTGGTTCGTCGCGGTCGCGCTGCTGGTGGTGCCGATCGTCGAGATCTACGTGCTCATCCAGGTCGGTCAGGTGATCGGTGGCTGGCCCACGGTCGCGCTGCTGCTGGTGGAGAGCGCGCTCGGCGCCTGGCTGATCAAGCGCGAGGGCCGCCGTGCGTGGAACGCCCTGCGCGGGGCGACCGAGACCGGCCGGATGCCCGGCAAGGAGCTCGCCGACGCCGCGCTGCTGCTGGTCGGCGGCACGTTGCTGCTCACGCCCGGCTTCGTCACCGACGTCGTCGGCTTCTTCTTCGTGCTGCCGTTCACCCGCCCGCTGGCTCGCCGGGCGCTGTCGGCGTTCCTGGGCCGCCGGATCGTCGCCCAGCTCGGCGGCAACCCGATCACCGGCTTCATGCCCGGCACCTACCGCCCGCCGACGCCCGACCAGGCCGAGGCCCAGCGCCGCCGCAACGACGACGTCGTCCAGGGCGAGGTCATCGACCCCGACACCCCGCCCCGCCCGACGCCCTGA
- the lnt gene encoding apolipoprotein N-acyltransferase, with protein MERLRALVRLVPRILVAVGAGALLGLAFEPHDYPWLAVVAVPLFLAALNGVSVKGGILVGAGFGITYYAVLVPWLSVIGGDAAIALAILEGLFYAVFGALASQVLKHKLWMLWIPCLWVATEFATASVPFGGFPWGRLAWAFTDSPLGRLAAVVGIAGLSFVVALLGVLAYAAVLRRRSGFGLRAVALVAGLAIVGVSFLISLPTDGNGKSVTAAMVQGNVPGKGLEFLGRARTVTKNHVTATLDLQKQVEAGSQVKPDLVIWPENSTDIDPYKDPETRRDIETAVQAVKVPILVGAVTEGPGPNERQTTGIVWDPATGPGQRYAKRHPVPFGEYIPFRDQLLPYIKRLEMVGRQTAPGVGPGLMPINGVLYGDLICFELAYDSVVSDLAKGGAQILVVQTNNATYGGTGQPEQQFAITRMRAIETGRTVLIASTSGISGVVRPDGTVEHKSGQFVPDVYVASVPVRDAQTLATRLGGWPQWILTGLGIIGAVLALAARRNRRPADPGTPPVATPSAEKVPV; from the coding sequence GTGGAGCGGCTGAGGGCTCTGGTGCGGCTGGTGCCGCGGATCCTGGTGGCGGTGGGCGCCGGTGCGTTGCTCGGGCTGGCGTTCGAGCCGCACGACTACCCCTGGCTCGCTGTGGTCGCCGTGCCGCTGTTCCTGGCCGCGCTGAACGGGGTGTCGGTCAAGGGCGGCATCCTGGTCGGTGCCGGGTTCGGCATCACCTACTACGCCGTCCTGGTCCCGTGGCTGAGCGTGATCGGCGGGGACGCCGCGATCGCGCTGGCGATCCTGGAGGGCCTGTTCTACGCCGTCTTCGGCGCGCTGGCGTCCCAGGTGCTCAAGCACAAGCTGTGGATGCTGTGGATCCCGTGCCTGTGGGTCGCCACCGAGTTCGCCACCGCGTCGGTGCCGTTCGGCGGATTCCCGTGGGGGCGGCTGGCCTGGGCGTTCACCGACTCGCCGCTCGGCAGGCTCGCCGCGGTGGTGGGCATCGCCGGCCTGAGCTTCGTCGTCGCGCTGCTCGGCGTGCTGGCCTACGCCGCCGTCCTGCGCCGCCGCAGCGGCTTCGGGCTGCGCGCGGTCGCGCTGGTCGCCGGCCTCGCGATCGTCGGCGTGAGCTTCCTGATCTCGCTGCCCACCGACGGCAACGGCAAGTCGGTCACGGCGGCGATGGTGCAGGGCAACGTGCCGGGCAAGGGCCTGGAGTTCCTCGGCCGCGCCCGGACCGTGACCAAGAACCACGTGACCGCGACGCTGGACCTGCAGAAGCAGGTCGAGGCCGGCTCGCAGGTCAAGCCGGACCTGGTGATCTGGCCGGAGAACTCGACCGACATCGACCCGTACAAGGATCCCGAGACCCGCCGCGACATCGAAACCGCCGTCCAGGCCGTGAAGGTGCCGATCCTGGTCGGCGCGGTGACCGAGGGCCCCGGCCCGAACGAACGCCAGACCACCGGCATCGTCTGGGACCCGGCCACCGGTCCGGGCCAGCGCTACGCGAAGCGGCACCCGGTGCCGTTCGGGGAGTACATCCCGTTCCGCGACCAGCTGCTGCCGTACATCAAGCGGCTGGAGATGGTCGGCCGGCAGACCGCGCCCGGGGTGGGGCCCGGGCTGATGCCGATCAACGGGGTGCTGTACGGCGACCTGATCTGCTTCGAGCTCGCGTACGACAGCGTGGTCTCCGACCTGGCCAAGGGCGGGGCCCAGATCCTCGTCGTGCAGACCAACAACGCGACGTACGGCGGCACCGGGCAGCCGGAGCAGCAGTTCGCGATCACCCGGATGCGGGCGATCGAGACCGGCCGGACGGTGCTGATCGCGTCGACGTCCGGGATCTCCGGCGTGGTCCGCCCGGACGGTACCGTCGAGCACAAGTCGGGGCAGTTCGTGCCCGACGTGTACGTCGCCTCGGTGCCGGTCCGGGACGCGCAGACCCTGGCCACCCGGCTCGGTGGCTGGCCGCAGTGGATCTTGACCGGTCTGGGCATCATCGGAGCGGTGCTGGCGCTGGCCGCTCGCCGTAACCGCCGTCCGGCGGATCCGGGGACTCCGCCGGTCGCGACCCCCAGCGCTGAGAAGGTACCGGTCTGA
- a CDS encoding hotdog domain-containing protein, producing MSKAEVGLTVTHRRYVPYGHAHYAGHLVDGAYVLGLFGDVATELCIRADGDEGLFASYSDVQFLQPLRAGDVVEVTATISRVGTRSRELQFAASVVCRGRPDKSASAAEVLAEPLPITRATGTVVVPVG from the coding sequence ATGAGCAAGGCCGAGGTCGGCCTGACCGTCACCCACCGCCGCTACGTGCCCTACGGCCACGCGCACTACGCCGGCCACCTGGTCGACGGGGCGTACGTGCTCGGCCTGTTCGGCGACGTCGCGACCGAGCTGTGCATCCGGGCCGACGGCGACGAGGGATTGTTCGCGTCGTACTCCGACGTGCAGTTCCTGCAGCCGCTGCGGGCCGGCGACGTGGTCGAGGTGACCGCGACGATCTCCCGGGTCGGCACCCGGAGCCGCGAGCTCCAGTTCGCCGCGAGCGTGGTGTGCCGGGGGCGGCCGGACAAGTCCGCGTCGGCCGCCGAGGTGCTGGCCGAGCCGTTGCCGATCACCCGCGCGACCGGGACGGTCGTCGTACCGGTCGGGTGA
- a CDS encoding OAM dimerization domain-containing protein translates to MSIIRPYGDTTGDGMVQLSFTLPIPHDKRAEGAAVQLANKMGMDPALVVHAKAMGPDFTFFVVYGPVNHLVDTDQVEVIERDYPLLSPKDANLAIRKGLRRRLTVVGACIGTDAHTVGIDAIMNIKGFAGEKGLEYYRELKVVNLGAQVAVPELVRRAKAEKADAILVSQVVTQREAHVLNTKEMSAAFREAYPEDSRPVLVAGGPRFTEQMAAELGVDRVFGRGTTPGEVASYLVDTLVTRRVRTPNRRSA, encoded by the coding sequence GTGAGCATCATCAGGCCGTACGGCGACACCACCGGCGACGGCATGGTGCAGCTGTCGTTCACGCTGCCGATCCCGCACGACAAGCGGGCCGAGGGCGCGGCGGTGCAGCTGGCCAACAAGATGGGCATGGACCCGGCACTGGTCGTGCACGCCAAGGCGATGGGCCCGGACTTCACCTTCTTCGTCGTCTACGGCCCGGTGAACCACCTGGTCGACACCGACCAGGTCGAGGTGATCGAGCGCGACTATCCGTTGCTGTCGCCCAAGGACGCCAATCTCGCGATTCGCAAGGGCCTGCGCCGCCGGCTGACCGTGGTCGGCGCCTGCATCGGCACCGACGCGCACACCGTCGGCATCGACGCGATCATGAACATCAAGGGCTTCGCGGGGGAGAAGGGCCTGGAGTACTACCGGGAGCTGAAGGTGGTCAACCTCGGCGCCCAGGTCGCCGTGCCGGAGCTGGTCCGCCGCGCCAAGGCGGAGAAGGCCGACGCGATCCTGGTCTCGCAGGTGGTCACCCAGCGGGAGGCGCACGTGCTGAACACCAAGGAGATGTCGGCCGCCTTCCGGGAGGCCTACCCCGAGGACTCCCGTCCCGTGCTGGTTGCCGGCGGCCCCCGTTTCACCGAGCAGATGGCCGCCGAGCTGGGCGTCGACCGCGTCTTCGGCCGCGGCACCACGCCGGGCGAGGTGGCCAGCTACCTGGTCGACACCCTGGTCACCCGCCGGGTCCGCACCCCGAACAGGAGAAGCGCATGA
- a CDS encoding lysine 5,6-aminomutase subunit alpha, whose product MTRAVKKLDLDPVTVRKARSLARKAGRPIVNIARQHTTVSVERAVLRLAGLAGADTEGIPWVNRLADTVRADVGLEHGLALPVWDALVRGEAEDLSVLAQKAASGSVTFRLPEGRDAVRARAAARKAAAAGLKRVDARRRERDRLIKRHGDPEQRPWIYLIVATGDIYEDIPQAQAAARAGADIIAVIRSTGQSLLDYVPEGATREGFAGTYATQENFRLMRAALDESSRELGRYIRLTNYASGLCMPEIATLAGLERLDMMLNDSMYGILFRDINPIRTFVDQRFSRQIHARAGIIINTGEDNYLTTADAVEAAHTVTVSQLLNEYFAKEAGLQDWQLGLGHAFEITPEIPDSFRLELAHAMLARQLFPDAPLKWMPPTRHMTGDVFRGYLLDGFFNLAGAMTGQGILLVGMMTEAVVTPWISDRDLALQNVRYVLGAAGNLHEDFHPAPDGFIANRARQVLAESVELLDTIVDDGLLNAIGDGTFGLMKRPQDAGRGLDGVARRSAAYYNPAIELLEEAQ is encoded by the coding sequence GTGACGCGTGCCGTGAAGAAGCTCGACCTCGACCCGGTCACCGTGCGCAAGGCCCGCAGCCTGGCCCGCAAGGCCGGGCGGCCGATCGTGAACATCGCCCGGCAGCACACGACCGTGTCGGTCGAGCGCGCCGTCCTGCGGCTGGCGGGGCTGGCCGGGGCCGATACCGAGGGCATCCCGTGGGTGAACCGGCTCGCCGACACCGTCCGGGCCGACGTCGGGCTCGAGCACGGGCTGGCGCTGCCGGTCTGGGACGCGCTGGTCCGCGGCGAGGCCGAGGACCTGTCCGTGCTGGCGCAGAAGGCGGCGTCGGGCTCGGTGACGTTCCGGCTGCCGGAGGGACGGGACGCCGTCCGGGCGCGGGCGGCGGCGCGTAAGGCGGCAGCCGCCGGGCTCAAGCGGGTCGACGCGCGGCGGCGGGAGCGGGACCGGCTGATCAAGCGGCACGGTGATCCGGAGCAGCGGCCGTGGATCTACCTGATCGTCGCGACCGGCGACATCTACGAGGACATTCCGCAGGCGCAGGCGGCCGCCCGGGCCGGCGCGGACATCATCGCGGTGATCCGCTCGACCGGGCAGTCGCTGCTCGACTACGTGCCGGAGGGCGCGACCCGGGAGGGCTTCGCCGGGACGTACGCGACGCAGGAGAACTTCCGGCTGATGCGCGCGGCGCTCGACGAGTCGTCGCGCGAGCTGGGCCGCTACATCCGGCTGACCAACTACGCCTCCGGGCTGTGCATGCCGGAGATCGCGACGCTGGCCGGGCTGGAGCGGCTGGACATGATGCTGAACGACTCGATGTACGGCATCCTGTTCCGCGACATCAACCCGATCCGGACCTTCGTCGACCAGCGCTTCAGCCGGCAGATCCACGCCCGCGCCGGAATCATCATCAACACCGGCGAGGACAACTACCTGACCACCGCGGACGCCGTCGAGGCCGCGCACACGGTGACGGTGTCGCAGCTGCTGAACGAGTACTTCGCCAAGGAGGCCGGGCTGCAGGACTGGCAGCTCGGTCTCGGCCACGCCTTCGAGATCACCCCGGAGATCCCGGACTCGTTCCGGCTCGAGCTGGCGCACGCGATGCTGGCCCGACAGCTGTTCCCGGACGCGCCGCTGAAGTGGATGCCGCCGACCCGGCACATGACCGGCGATGTGTTCCGCGGCTACCTGCTGGACGGGTTCTTCAACCTGGCCGGCGCGATGACCGGGCAGGGCATCCTGCTGGTCGGCATGATGACCGAAGCCGTGGTCACCCCGTGGATCTCCGACCGGGACCTGGCGCTGCAGAACGTCCGCTACGTGTTAGGTGCCGCGGGCAACCTTCACGAGGACTTCCACCCGGCGCCTGACGGCTTCATCGCCAACCGGGCCCGGCAGGTGCTGGCGGAGTCGGTGGAGCTGCTGGACACGATCGTCGACGACGGCCTGCTGAACGCGATCGGCGACGGCACCTTCGGGCTGATGAAGCGCCCGCAGGACGCCGGCCGCGGCCTGGACGGCGTGGCGCGGCGCTCCGCGGCGTACTACAACCCGGCGATCGAGCTGCTCGAGGAGGCGCAGTGA
- a CDS encoding amidohydrolase: MRTLLTNGSVYSPADPHATAIAFDDGVVSWLGDDTGAVSYASGADEVIDLRGKLVTPAFVDAHVHTAQTGALLTGLDLVGATSLTEALDRLSSFAATLGPDAVIDGAGWDETRWPEGRPPAAEELDRAAGGRKVYLSRVDGHSGVISSALAAAVDGLAGHAGYDASGRVERDAHHAVRDALSELIGPEQRLVDARAAVKAMAERGIGAFHEMAAPHIGPLWELPLVRQAAEELGLSATLYWGEPGVFGNVTEYGLAGLAGDLNADGALGSRTAALRAPYADRPDHRGHAYLTAEQIAEHVVACTGKGVQAGFHCIGDLALDNIARGFELAAEKVGVPALVAARHRLEHVEMPDEAAIATLARCGVVASVQPMFDGHWGGPDGMYAERVGDRWQGMNPFGSLARAGVVLAFGSDAPVTAFGGWQAVRAAAFHHTESERITVRAAFQAHTRGGWRAAGIDDAGVLAPGAAATYAVWQSDAELVVQTPDQRVAAWSTDPRAGVPVLPDLSDEAAVPSCLRTAVGGRPVYESEGWSS; encoded by the coding sequence GTGCGCACACTTCTGACGAACGGTTCCGTCTACTCACCCGCCGACCCCCACGCGACCGCGATCGCCTTCGACGACGGCGTGGTCAGCTGGCTCGGCGACGACACCGGCGCGGTCTCGTACGCGAGCGGCGCGGACGAGGTGATCGACCTGCGCGGCAAGCTCGTCACGCCGGCGTTCGTCGACGCCCACGTCCATACCGCCCAGACCGGCGCGCTGCTGACCGGCCTCGACCTGGTCGGCGCCACCAGCCTGACCGAGGCTCTCGACCGGCTGTCCAGCTTCGCTGCCACGCTCGGCCCGGACGCCGTGATCGACGGCGCCGGCTGGGACGAGACCCGCTGGCCCGAGGGTCGCCCGCCGGCGGCCGAGGAGCTGGATCGCGCCGCCGGGGGCCGCAAGGTCTACCTGTCCCGCGTCGACGGTCACTCCGGCGTCATCTCCTCCGCACTCGCCGCTGCCGTCGACGGACTGGCCGGGCACGCCGGGTACGACGCGAGCGGCCGGGTGGAACGCGACGCCCACCACGCCGTACGGGATGCGTTGAGTGAGCTGATCGGCCCCGAGCAGCGGCTGGTCGATGCCCGGGCCGCCGTCAAGGCGATGGCCGAGCGGGGGATCGGGGCGTTCCACGAGATGGCGGCGCCGCACATCGGGCCGCTGTGGGAGCTTCCGCTGGTCCGCCAGGCGGCCGAGGAGCTCGGTCTGTCGGCGACCCTCTACTGGGGTGAGCCCGGCGTCTTCGGCAACGTGACGGAGTACGGGCTGGCCGGGCTGGCCGGTGATTTGAACGCCGACGGCGCCCTCGGTTCACGCACCGCCGCGCTGCGGGCGCCGTACGCCGATCGCCCCGACCACCGCGGGCACGCGTACCTGACGGCCGAGCAGATCGCCGAGCACGTCGTCGCGTGCACCGGGAAGGGCGTACAGGCGGGCTTCCACTGCATCGGGGACCTTGCCCTCGACAACATCGCCCGCGGGTTCGAGCTGGCCGCGGAGAAGGTCGGCGTACCGGCCCTGGTCGCCGCCCGGCACCGGCTCGAGCACGTCGAGATGCCGGACGAGGCGGCCATCGCCACCCTCGCCCGATGCGGTGTGGTGGCCAGCGTGCAGCCGATGTTCGACGGTCACTGGGGCGGACCGGACGGCATGTACGCCGAGCGCGTCGGCGACCGCTGGCAGGGCATGAACCCGTTCGGCTCGCTCGCGCGGGCCGGGGTGGTGCTCGCCTTCGGGTCCGACGCGCCGGTGACGGCGTTCGGTGGCTGGCAGGCCGTCCGGGCGGCCGCGTTCCACCACACCGAGAGCGAGCGGATCACCGTGCGGGCCGCCTTCCAGGCGCACACCCGGGGTGGCTGGCGCGCCGCGGGCATCGACGACGCGGGCGTGCTCGCACCAGGCGCCGCCGCGACGTACGCGGTGTGGCAGAGCGACGCGGAGCTGGTCGTGCAGACGCCGGACCAGCGGGTCGCCGCCTGGTCGACCGACCCGCGGGCCGGCGTACCGGTGCTGCCGGACCTCAGTGACGAAGCAGCTGTTCCCAGCTGTCTGCGGACCGCCGTCGGTGGTCGGCCGGTGTACGAATCCGAAGGATGGTCGTCGTGA
- a CDS encoding KamA family radical SAM protein — translation MTDLLSPSDLIGSDGGPENGQPYAYRRADLVEPDWTRLPGWKDVTAEEWRSVQWQRSHCVKNVKQLRDVMGDLLEERVYEDLTRDQAERATMSMLLPPQMLNTIVPQGAADYTEAFYADPVRRYMLPMFTDRRTDWPSHPHATRDSLHEHEMWATEGLTHRYPTKVLAEVLPTCPQYCGHCTRMDLVGNSTPVIDKLKFTIKPQQRLDDMLDYLRRTPGVRDVVVSGGDVANMPWPRLEAFLTSLLEIENIRDIRLATKALMGMPQHWLSDDVRAGVERVATIARQRGVMVAMHTHVNAAQSVTPLVAEATKAMFDAGLRDVRNQGVLMRGVNDSVPQLLDLCFALLDGATITPYYFYMCDMIPFSEHWRVSVKDAQHLQHGILGYLPGFATPRIVCDVPYVGKRWVHQLSDYDEVRGISYWKKNYRTGIEQQDPEALNRTYEYYDPIDTLPAEGQEWWRTHAGDSIAAATAQAAASRSAAESQKLLQIG, via the coding sequence GTGACCGATCTGCTCAGCCCGTCCGACCTGATCGGCAGCGACGGAGGACCGGAAAACGGCCAGCCGTACGCGTACCGGCGGGCCGACCTGGTCGAGCCGGACTGGACCCGGCTGCCCGGCTGGAAGGACGTCACCGCGGAGGAGTGGCGTTCGGTGCAGTGGCAGCGCTCGCACTGCGTGAAGAACGTGAAGCAGCTGCGCGACGTGATGGGCGACCTGCTCGAGGAACGCGTCTACGAGGACCTCACCCGCGACCAGGCCGAGCGCGCGACGATGTCGATGCTGCTGCCGCCGCAGATGCTGAACACGATCGTTCCCCAGGGCGCGGCGGACTACACCGAGGCGTTCTACGCCGATCCGGTCCGGCGGTACATGCTGCCGATGTTCACCGACCGGCGCACGGACTGGCCGTCGCACCCGCACGCGACCCGGGACTCGCTGCACGAGCACGAGATGTGGGCCACGGAGGGGTTGACCCACCGCTACCCGACGAAGGTGCTGGCCGAGGTGCTGCCCACCTGCCCGCAGTACTGCGGGCACTGCACCCGGATGGACCTGGTCGGCAACTCGACGCCGGTGATCGACAAGCTGAAGTTCACCATCAAGCCGCAGCAGCGGCTGGACGACATGCTCGACTACCTGCGGCGGACACCGGGTGTGCGCGACGTCGTCGTCTCCGGCGGCGACGTGGCGAACATGCCCTGGCCGCGGCTGGAGGCGTTCCTGACCAGCCTGCTGGAGATCGAGAACATCCGTGACATCCGGCTGGCCACGAAGGCGCTGATGGGCATGCCGCAGCACTGGCTGTCCGACGACGTCCGGGCCGGCGTCGAGCGGGTCGCCACCATCGCCCGGCAGCGCGGCGTGATGGTCGCGATGCACACCCACGTGAACGCAGCCCAGTCGGTCACGCCGCTGGTGGCCGAGGCAACCAAGGCGATGTTCGACGCGGGTCTGCGCGACGTCCGCAACCAGGGCGTGCTGATGCGCGGCGTGAACGACTCGGTCCCGCAGCTGCTCGACCTGTGCTTCGCGCTGCTCGACGGCGCCACGATCACGCCGTACTACTTCTACATGTGCGACATGATCCCGTTCTCGGAACACTGGCGGGTCTCGGTGAAGGACGCCCAGCACCTGCAGCACGGCATCCTCGGCTACCTGCCCGGCTTCGCCACCCCGCGCATCGTCTGCGACGTCCCGTACGTCGGCAAGCGCTGGGTCCACCAGCTGTCCGACTACGACGAGGTCCGCGGCATCTCGTACTGGAAGAAGAACTACCGCACCGGCATCGAGCAGCAGGATCCCGAGGCGCTGAACCGCACCTACGAGTACTACGACCCGATCGACACCCTGCCCGCCGAGGGCCAGGAGTGGTGGCGCACCCACGCCGGCGACTCGATCGCCGCGGCTACCGCGCAGGCCGCCGCTTCCCGCTCGGCCGCCGAGTCCCAGAAGCTGCTGCAGATCGGCTGA
- a CDS encoding class I SAM-dependent methyltransferase, producing MTEHLAATRSSYDNVADAYHELVKDRMAGNPMERAMLTAFAELTGDPIADLGCGAGRTTAYLKAVGCDVSGIDLSPKMVELARKNCPGVRFEIGSMTDLAFKDGELGGVLAWYSTFHIPRAELPGLFGEFARVLRPGGRVLIGTHSGQDETLQPQKAYGLPVSYTAYLYRPEVITEALEKAGLTVTAQLTEPGNRPGRGYAAFFAQKSSTEAPAAKTTAEPAADQAAGG from the coding sequence GTGACCGAACACCTTGCCGCCACGAGGTCGTCGTACGACAACGTCGCGGACGCCTACCACGAGCTGGTCAAGGACCGGATGGCCGGCAACCCGATGGAACGCGCGATGCTGACCGCGTTCGCCGAGCTGACCGGCGACCCGATCGCGGACCTCGGCTGCGGCGCCGGGCGGACGACCGCCTACCTGAAGGCCGTCGGCTGCGACGTGTCGGGCATCGACCTGTCGCCGAAGATGGTCGAGCTGGCCCGGAAGAACTGCCCGGGCGTGCGGTTCGAGATCGGCTCGATGACCGACCTGGCGTTCAAGGACGGCGAGCTGGGCGGCGTCCTGGCCTGGTACTCGACGTTCCACATCCCGCGGGCCGAGCTGCCCGGGCTGTTCGGTGAGTTCGCGCGGGTCCTGCGGCCGGGCGGGCGGGTCCTGATCGGGACGCACTCGGGCCAGGACGAGACGCTGCAGCCGCAGAAGGCGTACGGGCTGCCGGTCAGCTACACGGCCTACCTGTACCGGCCCGAGGTGATCACCGAGGCGCTGGAGAAGGCCGGGCTTACCGTCACCGCGCAGCTCACCGAGCCCGGCAACCGGCCGGGGCGCGGGTACGCGGCGTTCTTCGCGCAGAAGAGCAGCACCGAGGCACCGGCGGCGAAAACGACCGCCGAGCCGGCCGCGGATCAGGCGGCGGGCGGCTAG